In Zingiber officinale cultivar Zhangliang chromosome 1A, Zo_v1.1, whole genome shotgun sequence, the DNA window CTAATTACCAACTTAACTAAGAGAGCGAAGTTATTTAAGCTGAGGAGCCAATTATattgcaaaagaaaaggcataaaaaaaaatccaaatgaaAAATATCACCTTAAATCAAAGAGAAAGAGTGACTCCTTATTTAGAGAACCAAACAGGGTATGATTCctcatgatacacttttatgtgAAAATATagaacaaaacaaaatgaaaagaaGCAATATAAAAGTGTGATTTAGCAAAACAGATGAAATGAACAAGAAAGGAAAAAATTATCCCCTAAAAATCCAAAAGAACAGTTTGTATCTTATTGTTTACCTATTACGACGCTTCTCCAAGAAGCGTTGAAGTGAGTGCCTCCTAGCAATAGGGAGTTCTGGAGAAGTATgaaagacaatgattttaaaaaaattaattaaaagccAAGGAAGAAGCAGATGACCAGCTTGCAGCTTGCCGAGGGAACTACTCGAATTAGAAGCAAGCTGGGGTTGTTTCACTAGCGCACCTTCCGCCGAAGCTGAAGAGCTGAGAAATGACAGAGTTCTTGTGAGCACTGGCGCAGCCGATGACTGTGCAGCTTTAGGAGCAGCATCTGAACCAACTACGGCTGGGGTCTTGGTGGCATCAGCCACAGAAGCAGTTTTATTGGCAGAAGCTCTCGAGGCCACTGCCGTCGCTGCTGCAATGAGCATGATAGCTTGTGCCTGTTTCAGCATCCAGCTGAACATTTAGATCAAGACCTTCTGATACAAATATGACACAACAAAAGGCTTACTTTTTCTGGAGAAATGGCATCATACACACTGACGGATCCGCCATAGAACATGATGAGCTGCGATGCTACCGGAGGACTTTGCTTTGGTATCGTCGTCGGAAAGTTCCTAAAGAATCATTCAATTAAACAACCAAGTGTTgacctaaaaaattaaaaagggagCGAACATCATCAACGCACAAGTGCCAAACAAGAACTTTCGCCGATTATACCACATACAACTGTCAGATCCATAAAATTAACAAGTCAATTTCTCAGTATCTGGGTCTTTAGCACAAATTTCACAGACCGGCAGGAATAACCTAATTCCCCCAATTCTCTCCATTTGGAGTCGAACAAATTCCACAAAAGTAGCTGATATAGCCTAATTTCCCCTACCTCTCCAAAATTATATCCCAACAACAAGAAATCACAAACCCTTCTCAATGTCCCGACCCCAAAAGGTGAACTTGACCACAAAAATAGTAATTTTCACTGAATTTGATTCAAAATAGGCAAAATCCCAACCTTCCGAGTCCAAGTATCCAGTACCTGATGCCGGTCTCAGAGGCGGTGACGGGGGAGTCTTTGAGGAAGAAATTGGGGGTTCCCTCCTCCGAAGTCTTCACGGACTCGATCTCGGACTGATCGCCGGAGGTCACCTTGCTCTGCGCCTCGAAGAGATCCATCGATGCGCTTACCAGCCACTCCTCTCGCCTTCTCCAAAATGAGGTGGATAGGAGAGTAGAGAAGCCTTTTCTTAACGTATCAGTACTCTATTTTTCTATTCGCGCACGTGGGAATTGGCTGGGATTCCGGGTCTTGAGTCAACGGACCAAGAATCGGATCCGAAACCGACCCATAACTCATGCATTTGCAGGTTTTGATACTCTGCCCGATTCCCTTTCTTCGATGCCCGTTTGCAACTGAATACGTGGGGGCGCTCGAAAATGATCAGGAGATACCAAGTGAATGCACTTTCGGATTTACACGACGAATCATAATTAGAATTCTATTAAAACTGTGATATTTGATACGTTGGTGCATAAGGATGGATTTTGATAAGGTTAGACAGTTAgaagttaataaaataaaatagttaaGATAATTTAAGGTTGAGAAAATATGATAGTAAGAAGTCAAAAGGATATAGCGACGTGACGGTCAGAAGTTAAAGGGGGATGACAATCAATAGTTAGGAGGGGAAAGAAGGAGTTAGACCGCATGACATCATCAGCTGTATAATTTTTGATCGGGTACAAATAGGTCAGGATCCCAGATCTAAAACATGAGATGTAGCCTTGAGTAATGTCTAACCTGCCTCGACTGGTCGGGTTTCCACAGCCCGATCCGCATAGCCATGCCTGACACTTTCAGTAAGACAGCTCTCGGTCGGTCCTTCAGTGATCTAGGCGTGAAAGATGGGATCCTCGCCACAGCTCGTCtccctcatcaagactcgagccagGTGCCACACCCGAACGATTATCCCAAGCCGTCCGTAACTAAACTTGGGTGGGACAAGAAGCACTAGACAACAACaatgtcagagaatcgtaacttCTTGTCAGGGAATAATTGTTATACATTAGGGAATAGTCCAATGATTTGCTATTATTTGCGAATGGAGCCTTCTTTCACCAATAAGAGGACACCACATGTCTTCCATCACCCGACAGAGGTCAAGCTCCAGAGGTACGtatggtcatataaaaagggagatctTCTCCCTTAAGCAAGTATGCGCACACacacattcgcacttgtcttctatagttattttttccttcgtacactgttcttctggggaaaaaagtCCTGACTTGAGCATTAGAGGGTTTGCGCCAGGGACTTTTTCTCTGGTTTCTGATCTCTAATGttctgtgtgcttgtctgagtgtgcacagAGCCTAAGTACTGCCGTTTTCGTCACCATTGTCCTTCAGCTCCATGTGGGGGGCCGTCTTCCGGTGCACATATCTAGGTGTGTCCAagtcgcctctccgtcaacacTGACGCCATCTCAGCCGGCCTTCATCTGACTCATATTCCGGATAaaatcaatttggcgccgtctgtgggaacttccttcacctgttctggagTGTGACGATGGAGGATACCTGAAGGATCGACGTTACCATGACAGTAAGAGAATACGAACTGTTCAAGGAGCCCAAGAGGCAAGCGGCTTCCGAAAAACACACCACCACTTCACATCCACACAAGATGCTTGTAGTTTCAAAGGAACAAACCCACATTTCTGACAGGGGTCTAAGAGGAAACAACCTGAGGATTTCCCTCAAGCCTTCTATCTTGAGCCCTGCTCGGACTATTATAATAAGGGCATGTACTATTATAATAAAAAAGAACAACCACATGCCTCTATGACCGAGAGTTCCCCGCCCAGAGATTCGAAAAAGGGGAAAGTTATAGTCCTCCGAGAAGAGCCGAGGGAGATGCCTAAGGAGCAAGTGCCCTTCTCTCTAAGGATACTCGAAGAGAAGCTACCGAAGGGGTACAAGCCCCCAGCTATTGGAGAATACAATGGTAGAAAGGATCTGAAGGATCATTTCCGAAAATTTTGGAACACTGCATTGCTGCACCAATATAGTGAGACATCAAGTGTCGAGTGTTCTTAAACACTCTGTCTGGCTTGGCacaaaagtggttcgatggactACCGAACGGGTCCATCACTTGCTTTCAAGACTTCAAGAGCATCTTCCTGCACCATTTCGCCAGTAGCAAGAAGCATCAGAAGATAGACCACTATCTCTTCACCTTAAGCAAGGGTTTGCGGAACCCTTAAGAAGCTATatcaaacgcttcaaccaggtagctcAGGACGTACAGTTTGCTACCTCAGAGATCTTGATGAGTGTCTTCTCTCATGATCTAGTGGAGGGGGAGTTCTTTCAGGCTCTCATTCGGGAGCCAGtaaagaattttgatgagatgctggGAAGGCAGCCAGCTACACCAATGTAGAAGAAGCCCAGGCGGCTTGGCGAAAGGCAGACAAGACACCAACTCCTGCCAACAAATTAGAGAAAAAGTCGCCCCAACCTCCAGCTCGACTCTTTCCCCGTTCCAGGGATGCTCGACCAGGATTTTTGCTTGGTCAGGATTCTAGGGTAGTGTAACGAGTAGAAACTGTCTAAGCCCCTAGACCCGGTCAGTGGGGGCCCCGTTATTGCACCTACTATAGGTCTCATACCCATTCCACTGGAGATTGCATTTAGTTTGCCTAAGATCCTCATAGGGCGGCTGAACTGGGCTTACCTCCGCCTAAAATCACGCCCAAGCTTCAAAAACTGTTAGCCAACTCGCCTACTATCATAAGGTAATCAGGTAAACCCCTGCCCGATAATGCAGGTCAGGGGATCCAGCAACCAAGTCGGGGAAAGGAGCTTATGGAATCCCCCCCAGGAAGAGAACAGGGGAAATATCACCATTTGGGAGATCGACATGATCTCCAGGGGACCACTGATGGGGACTCCACCCGGGCCCAAAAGTCCCATGAGCGCCGCTTGGAGATACATGTGGTGGGGTGCAGCCGGGAACAAGCTGCTAGGTCCATAATCAACTTTGGGTCGCAAGACCTGGAGGAAGTGGAGCTCACTCATGATGATGCACTTATAATCAAAGTCGTCATCACCAACAGTCACGTGGCCAGAGTTTTCATTGACACCGAAAGCTCTGTCAACATGCTGTT includes these proteins:
- the LOC122030859 gene encoding protein TIFY 3-like yields the protein MDLFEAQSKVTSGDQSEIESVKTSEEGTPNFFLKDSPVTASETGIRNFPTTIPKQSPPVASQLIMFYGGSVSVYDAISPEKAQAIMLIAAATAVASRASANKTASVADATKTPAVVGSDAAPKAAQSSAAPVLTRTLSFLSSSASAEELPIARRHSLQRFLEKRRNRVVSNAPYASSKPLNTTEMASEAQTQLI